From the Arthrobacter sp. PM3 genome, one window contains:
- a CDS encoding type II toxin-antitoxin system death-on-curing family toxin, translating to MTASLEIEDALQVVDRYGFHIRDIGLLASALARPATTVLGAEVYPQLPMKAAALMESVARFHPLIDGNKRTAWTLMVLMLWINGYRHDFTTDAAFDLVVGVAAGDVPLEVSAGLIATHLVRR from the coding sequence GTGACCGCGTCCCTCGAAATCGAAGATGCGTTGCAGGTCGTTGACCGGTATGGGTTCCATATCCGTGACATCGGGCTCCTGGCCTCGGCATTGGCGCGGCCGGCAACAACAGTCTTGGGTGCAGAGGTCTATCCGCAGCTGCCTATGAAGGCGGCAGCCCTAATGGAGTCGGTGGCGCGGTTCCACCCGCTGATCGATGGCAACAAGCGCACGGCGTGGACTCTGATGGTTTTGATGCTCTGGATCAATGGCTACCGGCATGACTTCACCACGGATGCGGCATTTGACCTCGTCGTGGGTGTGGCCGCCGGCGATGTCCCGCTTGAAGTCAGCGCCGGGCTAATTGCCACGCATCTCGTCAGGCGCTAG